From one Triticum aestivum cultivar Chinese Spring chromosome 4B, IWGSC CS RefSeq v2.1, whole genome shotgun sequence genomic stretch:
- the LOC123092440 gene encoding importin subunit beta-1 produces MDITEVLLATQSHDGQIRNVAEGNIKQFEEQSLPQFLQALSAELSNDNKPPVSRRLAGILLKNSLDANDLVRKEKCTQRWISVDPAIKSQVKGSLLMTLGSPVSDAHRSSSQVIAKIASIEIPLQGWPELIVSLLGNMTKPDASPSLKQATLDAIGYVCEEISPKDLEQDQVNAVLTAVVQGMNHVENSSGVRLAAVKALYNALDFAETNFQNESERNYIMKVVCETAISKEADIRKAAFECLVSIASTYYDLLEPYMQTLFELTANAARADEEQVALQAIEFWSTICDEEVAIQEDAEESGDVSPECHFHFIEKALPLLVPMLLETLLKQEEDQDEDDGIWNISMAGGTCLGLVATTVKDAIVPLVMPFIEGNITKPDWHSREAATFAFGSILEGPSVEKLAPLVHAGFDFLLNATKDQNNHVRETTAWALSRAFEFLHSPTSGVSVVTNANLPHVIEIMLTSIKDSPNVAEKICGALYFLAHGYENAGSMSSVLSLYFGQLVSALLATADRSDSNNSRLCASAYETLNEIVRCSSIADTLNMIVLLLQEILKRLNQTFEFQITSSEDKEKQSDLQALLCGVVQVILQKFSNCDDKSVIIQFADQIMVLFLRVFSCDCSNVHEEAMLAIGALAYATGPEFVKYMPEFHKYLEMGLQNFGAYQVCCVSVGVVADICRALDDKVLPYCDAIMSALLKDLSSPELHRSVKPPILSCIGDIALTIGEHFEKYVPYTVPMLQGAAELCSRMDLPDDDSTEYKNELRRSIFEAYSGILQGVKNSKSELMVPYASHIFQFAELVLRETSRDEGLTKAGVALVGDLADALGPSIKLLLKNSNFHSELLGRCSQSDDEQLRETASWVQGVISRVLVS; encoded by the exons ATGGATATCACTGAGGTTCTGCTAGCTACGCAGTCCCATGATGGTCAGATACGAAATGTTGCAGAAGGGAATATCAAGCAATTTGAGGAACAGAGTTTACCACAGTTCCTACAAGCATTATCTGCTGAGCTATCGAATGATAACAAACCTCCTGTATCTCGAAGGCTTGCTGGTATTCTTCTCAAAAATTCTTTGGATGCAAATGATTTAGTGAGGAAAGAAAAATGCACACAACGATGGATAAGTGTTGACCCTGCAATCAAGTCACAGGTTAAAGGTTCCCTGTTGATGACCCTTGGATCACCAGTATCTGACGCTCACCGCAGTTCTTCACAAGTCATTGCGAAGATTGCTTCCATTGAGATCCCTCTTCAAGGATGGCCAGAACTCATAGTAAGCTTGCTAGGTAACATGACAAAGCCAGATGCATCTCCTTCTCTGAAGCAGGCTACCCTGGATGCCATTGGATATGTCTGTGAGGAGATATCCCCTAAGGATCTGGAGCAGGATCAAGTTAATGCTGTTCTTACTGCTGTGGTCCAGGGTATGAATCACGTGGAGAATAGTTCAGGGGTCCGACTTGCTGCTGTTAAAGCATTGTATAATGCTCTTGATTTTGCTGAGACAAATTTTCAGAATGAATCAGAGAGGAACTACATAATGAAGGTAGTTTGTGAGACTGCCATTTCTAAAGAGGCTGATATCAGGAAGGCTGCATTTGAGTGTTTGGTCTCCATTGCATCAACATACTATGATCTTCTAGAGCCCTACATGCAGACATTATTTGAGTTGACAGCAAATGCTGCCAGGGCAGATGAAGAACAGGTAGCACTTCAAGCTATTGAGTTCTGGAGCACAATCTGTGATGAAGAAGTTGCAATTCAAGAAGACGCTGAAGAATCTGGTGATGTTAGTCCTGAATGTCATTTCCATTTTATTGAAAAGGCCCTTCCTTTGCTTGTCCCTATGCTTTTAGAAACACTTCTGAAGCAAGAGGAGGATCAGGATGAAGATGATGGAATCTGGAATATATCAATGGCGGGGGGCACCTGCCTTGGGCTTGTTGCAACGACTGTCAAGGATGCCATTGTACCTCTTGTGATGCCATTTATAGAAGGCAATATAACAAAGCCTGACTGGCACAGCAGGGAGGCTGCTACATTTGCATTTGGTTCCATTCTTGAAGGTCCTTCAGTTGAAAAGCTTGCACCACTGGTTCATGCTGGCTTTGATTTCCTGCTAAATGCAACCAAGGATCAAAATAACCATGTCAGGGAGACTACTGCATGGGCACTTTCGAGGGCATTTGAGTTTCTACATTCACCAACCAGTGGCGTTTCTGTAGTGACAAATGCAAACCTTCCTCATGTTATAGAAATCATGTTAACAAGCATCAAAGACTCCCCTAATGTTGCTGAGAAGATCTGTGGTGCCCTGTATTTTCTTGCTCACGGCTATGAGAATGCAGGGTCTATGTCATCAGTGCTGTCACTCTACTTTGGTCAATTAGTATCAGCTCTCCTTGCCACTGCTGATCGTTCTGATTCCAACAACTCCAGGCTTTGTGCATCTGCATATGAAACACTTAATGAGATTGTGAGATGCAGCAGCATTGCAGacactctgaacatgattgtgttATTATTGCAAGAGATCTTGAAGAGATTAAACCAGACCTTTGAGTTTCAGATCACATCCTCTGAGGACAAGGAAAAGCAAAGTGATCTTCAAGCCTTGCTGTGTGGTGTTGTTCAAGTAATCCTTCAGAAGTTCAGCAACTGTGATGATAAGTCAGTAATCATTCAGTTTGCTGACCAAATAATGGTGTTATTTCTCCGGGTTTTTTCATGCGATTGTTCTAATGTGCATGAAGAAGCAATGCTTGCTATTGGTGCTCTTGCTTATGCTACTGGACCGGAATTTGTGAAATACATGCCAGAGTTTCACAAGTACCTTGAAATGGGCTTACAAAATTTTGGTGCATATCAAGTATGCTGTGTTTCTGTGGGTGTGGTTGCGGACATCTGTCGTGCCCTGGATGACAAGGTACTCCCTTACTGTGATGCTATCATGTCCGCCCTTCTCAAGGACCTTTCAAGCCCAGAGCTTCACCGTTCCGTGAAACCGCCAATTTTGTCATGCATAGGAGATATTGCACTTACAATTGGTGAGCATTTTGAGAAATATGTTCCATACACTGTGCCTATGTTGCAAGGAGCTGCAGAGCTTTGTTCTCGCATGGACCTTCCTGATGATGACAGTACAGAGTATAAAAATGAACTCAGGCGAAGCATCTTCGAGGCCTATTCAGGTATACTTCAGGGAGTCAAAAATTCAAAATCAGAGCTAATGGTTCCTTATGCCAGCCATATTTTCCAGTTCGCCGAACTAGTCCTCCGAGAGACATCAAG GGATGAGGGTCTGACGAAAGCTGGAGTTGCCTTGGTCGGGGACCTGGCGGATGCGCTAGGACCTTCCATCAAACTGCTGCTCAAGAATTCCAACTTCCACTCGGAGCTCCTTGGGCGGTGCTCCCAGTCTGATGACGAACAGCTAAGGGAGACTGCATCCTGGGTCCAGGGTGTGATCTCACGTGTGCTGGTTTCATGA